Below is a window of Alphaproteobacteria bacterium DNA.
GGTGTATCAAGGGATTTATTTTAAATTGGTGTAAAGGATCAACCATCCTTTTCCTCTTTTTGAGAAGAGAGAGTTTTGGCGTCTTGTGGCCCCCATAAGCCCAGTATGCGAAAAATGTTTAGCATTCCAGCAGCTGCGCCCAAAATAACCATGACCACGATACCCCAGGGTTGTGTACCTAATATTTGATCTACAGCATACCCTATCACGAGGCCGACGAGAATCCCTGACGTAAATTCAGTCCCGACTCGAAAAGCAAACCCGATCCCGGATTGAGGAAAAAACGGTTTTTTTAAAAGAGGTTGAGGAGGTTTCTTGCTCATACACTCATCTTTCTGATTGCTACGCATATTTTTTAAAAAAAATAATTTAGTCAACATCATTGTGGCAAAAAAAGTTGGGGAAAGATATACCCAACTTATTTGACTTTTATATATTTTGATTTATCATTCTTGTCCAAAGGGATGAGAGATTAAATAGTGACGGATGGCAGAATTTTTACGCTGATTCCTCCAAAGGGTTTGTTGAAACCGTATATTCGCTTCATTCATAAATTCTATCCAGGTTTCATATGTTTCTAAATTTGTAGGAATGACCATCTTTGTTTTTCCGTCGTCTTCGTTGTGAATTTGTTCTTCAAGAATCAGAAAATCTTGTAGAATTCCAAAGTCGTCCGAATCTGTATCATCAGGATAAAGAATTAACTTCGATACATAGTGATTTTGACAGAAGATAAATAGCTCTTTCATGATTTTCATTTGAAACTGTATCAAGATAATCGCGTAGAGGGTTTCATCTTCCCATATATAGGTGTTTAATAATTCGTCTGAAATCTGGGGGACATGGCACACGACTCTTCCGGGTTCCATAGTATGTTGCCCGTCTTCAATTTCGAGAGTGAGGTCGCACGTCAAGTAGTGCGAGGTATCCCGCGCTTCCATAATATAAAGATTGTGACCGCTAGTATAAACTGTTGCTGCAAAGGGGGTAGGAGGTAGTGACATTGTTGGCTCTTGTACCGGGGGCTCTTGGATTGGATTGGCTTGATAAACTAATTTTAACATCTTTGTTCCTCCGTTTATGGATACATGTATCCATTTAGAAACATACAAGAGATACATGTGTCAATTGTAAATTTGCTATAATTTATATATTTTTTTAAAAATTAAGGATATGAGCCAGTTTATGGGAAAAATTAAATTGGGATTTTGAAGGATAATTATTCAAATAAACTGAAAAAAGAAAAATTGGAATGACAGCGGGGTCTTAACCCTTTTTTAATGAAAAATCAACGGGGTTTGAAACATGTTGAATAGGAAGGTCTTGAATAAGTTCGAAAAGATGCCAATGTCGTGTGACTTGCGCAATCGAGTAAGCCTCTATTTCTTCAATGAGAGGTAAATTAGTCGTCTCATTGGTGCTTAATGTACAGGCGGTAATTTTGCGACTATTTGATTTAAGGACTCTTCGCAGATATTGTTGCCCTGTAGAGCTTTCAATGATACAGACATGCCCACAGAGTAATGAAAATTGTTTTTCGTTTGTTACTTTTTGACCCCCAACGATATCACCCTTGTTGTAAAATGGCGCCATCAAAGCATCAGGAATTGTCAAAATAATAGAAGAAGGGTTGTTTTTCTTGAAATAAACAATTTCATTTTGAATGTTAATATTATCATTGAGCACAAGGTCTTTGTTCTCAGTCAGATCTGCTTCTTTTCCGTAATATAGAAAGTCGAAGCTGACATCTATTCCTGCAAACAAGAATATGCGAGAATATTCCCGAGCTTTTTGGATGGGGAGCTCTCTTATCCCCAGTTCGAAGGATTTTAATGTATGCTCACTAATGTTGACTTCCCTTGCAAATTGCGAGCGTGTGAGGCCTGTTTGCTCCCGAAGTGTGCGAAGTCTATTGCCTCGTTCAAGTGTTTCATCTGTTTTGTGCATAAAACCATACTCTAAAATAAAAGGTGAATACAATGAGTTGATTGCAATGAACACCCTATAAAGTTAAATATTAATAAATTATTTTACGCCCACCTATGGAAATAATTTTTAAGGCAAAATTGGTAAAACTAATGAATTTTATTTATTAGCATTGCACAAATTCTGCTATTTTTCACTCCAAATTATTTACAAGATATATTCTAAATTTTAGGGATTATCTTTAGCGTAGGCTACACCCCTATAAGGCATTTTTAAAATGGGATCGAAGGTAAGATTCCCTGCGCTATCCTCTAACTTTTCAAAGTGCCGCACCCCGTAAAGGTATGCTATCGTCATGGGTATTGTAATAAACCAAAGTCCATAGGGGCCAAAATAATTGCCCAAATAAACCATGCCAAACGTTATTATAGCATATATAAGAGCTCTTGATAAGGCGAACAAAAAGCTAGCTAAAGTAAAACGTTTATATATGGGCAAATAACAAATAAAAACAGCTTCAGCCGGAACGCTATCTAAAGTTAAAAGGAGTATAAGAGCTTGTAACATAAATACGTGCACAGAGCTATTTATGTTTAAAATCAGAAAAGGTAAGGCAAGCATTAACAAAAATGTCATGCTACCACGGGTTTTAAGGATTTTTAAAGGATGAATTTTTGTGCTGAGAAAAGTTATAGAAACCAGAGGAAGTAGAAAATAAATAGACAAAACAAGGTTGTGTTTGATGATTCCTGCTGGCTCATACCCATAATCATTGATGAGCATGGGATTGAAATAGATGTATCCCAAATAAAGGAATAAGGGCCACCCACAAGATATTGAAAAATATGAAAATAGCGTTTTGAAATCTACGCTTTTTTTCCAAGTATGGAGAGATTTGTGCGAAGTCTTAGACGGCTGAGTAAAGTCTTCATGACGCTCATCTTCAGACAGGTCTTTATTTGCTTCTGCAAGACCTTCTTGGAGCTGTTGTCTTTTCAATTCAAGAAAATCAGGCGTTTCACGAAGACGTGTGCGCGCAACGGAGCCTACAACAGCAATCACGGCTCCAATCCAAAAAGCTAGTCGCCAATTCATATAAAAGGAGGTCACGAGAGTCGAAATTCCAAGAGCCACAGTTGTTCCAATTGAAGCGGCAATGGTTACAAAAGCTACGGCAGGATAAGAGGCTGGGCGACGAACGCTTTCAGCTACATAAATTTGTGCACCAACAATTTCGCCCATTGAGGACATTCCTTGTGCCATTCGGCAGATAATCATTATCCAGGTCGCTGTTATCCCTATTTGCGCATATGTAGGAAGATTGGCCATAAGAAGACAAGAAATAGACATAATGACGGTTGTTATAACAATGGTGGACTTTCGGCCGATTGTATCTCCCATCCAACCAAAAATTATGGCACCCACGGGTCTAAAAATAAAAGTTGAGCAAAATGCACATGCGGTGAGCAGGGAAGCTGTATGAGGGTCAGTTCTGGGAAAGAAAAGATCATTTAGGAGAACGGCCATATGGACATACAGCATGAGATCAAAGTACTCGAGAAAAGTACCAATTTGTAACAAACCAATTGCTTCTTTTTGGTCGCGGCTCAAAGAAGAAAAAAGTCCCATGATTTTCTGCCCCTCCACCCTTAAAGGTTTTTTTATACCACTATGAGTGATTCAATTTACTATCTCTGTCAACTCTAAAATGAAATTTTTAACCAAATTATCTATTTTGTTTTGATAATTATGCGCAAATATTTTGTATTCAGTTTTAATCTAAATTTGATAAGTTGCCTGTGAAAAAATAAGATACAATTTTAGGGAATTTGTTGAACCTATTCCTTCAGACTCTTTAAAAAATAAACAAAATTCTTTTATCAAATAGGTATGGCTATTTTTCCTGGTTTTAACCTTCCGTTAAGACCGCTTCTTCTAAACTAATTTATAGAGAGGTCAGGAAACAAATTATTTCAGGAGAATCTATAGTGATTTATACATTAAAATCCGCAGGTCCCAAGATTGAGGTCGACATGAAAGGTCGCTTAACTTTTGCGGATTATAGCAGCTTTCGTGAAATTACACAGATTGTTACAGATAACAACAGTAAATGTTGTTTGTTTGATTTGACGGAACTTGAATTTATAGATTCAGCAGGCTTAGGAATGCTTTTGATTGCACGAGATAAACTACACTCTGTAAACGGAAACGTTATCTTAAAAGGTGCTCAAGGCCAAGTTAAGAAAATGCTCGATCTTGGGCGTTTTGATAGTCTCTTTAACATAGAGTAAAATTGATGCCATCTGTACCTTCTGAAAAACTCGAAAAAAATCAAACAAGTTCCGACTCGTTTGTAAAGACTATAAAAAAAACCTCTGGGAAAGGTCCAGCTTTGGCAAAGCGCGCAGCTTTATTTGATGTCAGTCCAACCACTCAAGATTTGATTGATGCGATTCAAAATGACAATACGCTGCTGATTGAAGATACAAATTTAAAGAGAGGGTTGCTTGGATTTGAAGCTGCCCCCGGTGAGCTTGCTTTATCTCTCACAACTTTGACAGCCTATATTATAGATATTATTGCTGTTATGGATCATTTCCTCTTGCATAAAACTTATTTGCATCCTGTTTTGTGTGAGCAAATTTTGACCTCTACTCATGAAGTCGTCACAAACGCTATTCTCTGGAGTAACTTGGAAGTCGATTGCCCCAACAATCGCCAAAAATCATTAAATTTCTGTGATTTAATTAAAGATCGAATGAAGAATAAGATTTTAGCTCGCAGATTATTGAAAGTGAATGTTCACATAAATCCAGAAGCTGTGGATGTGGTGGTTATTAGCTCTGGAAAGGGTTTTGACTGGCATCAAGCTGTTACAAAAATTTCGAGTGATGTGCAAGGCTTAGCAATCATCCATTCCTTTGCTGATGAAATTATTGCAGAAAACGAGGGGAAAATCCTTAAGCTCCGCTTCTACACTTGAGGAACATCATGCTGAATAAGCACCAAAATGTAGGGCAGAGAAATGCTGCCTTTTATGATAGTCGCATTTTGGTTGTAGACGATGCGGCTTTAAACCGAGAACTCATCTTTAGTTACTTAGAAAGCGCAGGCTTTAAGAATTTAGAGGTCGCGAAAGACGGCAAAGAGGCCTTAAGTAAAATTGATACTTTTTTACCCGATTTAATGATTTTGGATTTAATCATGCCAGAAATGGGGGGAATTGAAGTTATAAAAGCCTTGCGCAGTAGCCAAAAGAACCACAACTTGCCGATTATCGTGCAAACTTCCATAAGCGAACCCGAAGAAAGAATGGATGCGTGGGCATCGGGCGCAAATGATGTAATTAGCAAACCCATTCACCGTCTTGAACTTCTCTCCCGAATTAAAGTTCAATTGGAAAATTCTGTTCTCTTACAAGAATTAGAAGATTATCATACGTTGGCTCAAGAAGATATTGATCAGGCTTTTGAAGTTCAAAAATCTCTTTTACCCTCTCCTGATTTTATTCAAGACTTAGAAAATCGTCATGGAATTAAAATCGATTCTCTCTTTGTGCCATCTCGTTTTCTAAGTGGGGATGTTTGGGGTATTCTTGATATTGGTCCAACGCAATTGGCGATCTGGATTTGTGATTTTTCAGGAAAAGGGATTCGTGCAGCCTTACATACCTTTCGTTTGCATACCTTGATTCAAGAATTTAAGCATTGCGCAGATGATCCGGGAGAAATAATTGATGCGTTAAATAGCCGCCTTATTCGCTTTATGCCTTCTGGACAATTTTCAACATTTTTGGTTGGGGTTATCGATTTTAAAACAGATACATTTACCTACACATCCGCCAGTGCAACACACCCCTTAGTCTATTTTCCCAAAGATAAAAAATTCGAGGTAGGCGATGGAACAGGCGTACCGTTAGGTGTTATCGATCGTCAAAGTTATCCTTTACGAACAATGTCTTTTCCGAAAGAATCCTCCCTGGTTTTATATAGCGATCTTTTGTGGGAATTTAAGGCTGTGCCAGGCGTATTTTTAGATGTGTCAAACCTGGATAATTTTGCCAAAGAATTAAACGGTCAAGGTTTAATTAAAACCGTTCGCCAACAAGTATCTTTATTAGGAGAGCCA
It encodes the following:
- a CDS encoding STAS domain-containing protein, with the translated sequence MKGRLTFADYSSFREITQIVTDNNSKCCLFDLTELEFIDSAGLGMLLIARDKLHSVNGNVILKGAQGQVKKMLDLGRFDSLFNIE
- a CDS encoding helix-turn-helix transcriptional regulator, whose amino-acid sequence is MHKTDETLERGNRLRTLREQTGLTRSQFAREVNISEHTLKSFELGIRELPIQKAREYSRIFLFAGIDVSFDFLYYGKEADLTENKDLVLNDNINIQNEIVYFKKNNPSSIILTIPDALMAPFYNKGDIVGGQKVTNEKQFSLLCGHVCIIESSTGQQYLRRVLKSNSRKITACTLSTNETTNLPLIEEIEAYSIAQVTRHWHLFELIQDLPIQHVSNPVDFSLKKG
- a CDS encoding MHS family MFS transporter; this encodes MGLFSSLSRDQKEAIGLLQIGTFLEYFDLMLYVHMAVLLNDLFFPRTDPHTASLLTACAFCSTFIFRPVGAIIFGWMGDTIGRKSTIVITTVIMSISCLLMANLPTYAQIGITATWIMIICRMAQGMSSMGEIVGAQIYVAESVRRPASYPAVAFVTIAASIGTTVALGISTLVTSFYMNWRLAFWIGAVIAVVGSVARTRLRETPDFLELKRQQLQEGLAEANKDLSEDERHEDFTQPSKTSHKSLHTWKKSVDFKTLFSYFSISCGWPLFLYLGYIYFNPMLINDYGYEPAGIIKHNLVLSIYFLLPLVSITFLSTKIHPLKILKTRGSMTFLLMLALPFLILNINSSVHVFMLQALILLLTLDSVPAEAVFICYLPIYKRFTLASFLFALSRALIYAIITFGMVYLGNYFGPYGLWFITIPMTIAYLYGVRHFEKLEDSAGNLTFDPILKMPYRGVAYAKDNP
- a CDS encoding fused response regulator/phosphatase, producing the protein MLNKHQNVGQRNAAFYDSRILVVDDAALNRELIFSYLESAGFKNLEVAKDGKEALSKIDTFLPDLMILDLIMPEMGGIEVIKALRSSQKNHNLPIIVQTSISEPEERMDAWASGANDVISKPIHRLELLSRIKVQLENSVLLQELEDYHTLAQEDIDQAFEVQKSLLPSPDFIQDLENRHGIKIDSLFVPSRFLSGDVWGILDIGPTQLAIWICDFSGKGIRAALHTFRLHTLIQEFKHCADDPGEIIDALNSRLIRFMPSGQFSTFLVGVIDFKTDTFTYTSASATHPLVYFPKDKKFEVGDGTGVPLGVIDRQSYPLRTMSFPKESSLVLYSDLLWEFKAVPGVFLDVSNLDNFAKELNGQGLIKTVRQQVSLLGEPSFSDDLTLIEVSRLSQGKTIHEPKL